A segment of the Opitutia bacterium genome:
GAGTCCGTTCACCGCCGCGACGCGGAGCGGAATCCGCGCCCTACCCTCGACTGCGAGCAGCCACCGGCGACGTAAACCGGCTCTACCGCGATTTAAATTGAAGCGTAGCTGCATTGCGGAGGAACGAGCCCCCCCACGAGCCCTCCGCCCTCAGTCCTCCGTCTTTCGATCCAGCGGACTCCGCACGCCGAGCCCCGGCCGCATGGGCACAAAACCGAAGCGCACAACGCCTGCCGCTGCCCCGAAGCGCTCGCCCGCCCCTGCACCGCCAGTTCAGTCAGAAACGCCTGCACCTCGGCCCCGCTCGCCGCATGGGGCGAACGCGGCGCCAGATACGCCGCAAATCGGCGGGCCCACGCGCGGTAACTGTATTCCGTGCGCCAGAGCAGTCCGCGCAGACGCATCGTCTTCACCAACGCCCGCTCCCAATCCGGCCCACCCAAATCTTGTCCCGCCGGCTTCGGCTCCATCGGACGCCACCGCCTCTCGCCGCGATCAGCCCGCACGCCCTCGCTGCCTCCATCCTCCTCGGCTGCTTCGGCCCCGGACCGTCCGCTCGCGGCATTCGCTCCGGCATTCGGCGCCTTCCCTCGCGCCGCCTGCACGAACCATCGCAACGCCGCGCGCACGGGCCCGCGGCGCGAATTCTCGTGCGCCTCCACATACTGCTTGGCCAGCCTCACCGTTACCGGCACGTGTCGCGTTTTGCAGAACTTGAGCAGGGCGATGACCTCCTGCCGATACGACTCCTCGACGGCAGAGCCTAGGCCTGCCGTCGCCAAAACCTCCTTCCAATTCGGAAAAGACAAGGGCGTGGTGTCCATCTGTTGCGCACCGGCCCTATGCGCCCGCAAGTTGAGCCTTACGCCGGCCAGAATCAACGCGCCCAAAGCTCTACTCGACAAATTCGAACGTTGATCTTCATCGGGTTAGCGCTTCCATCCCCCAACGGGCCACACTGTTGTTATCATCAACTCAGTTACGTTGAATATACTGATCGGCGGAAGAGATGAGCGAAGAAGAAAAGAATCGGTCTCGTGATTCGAGCGTGCTGCTCACGCTGGCTTCAGGTGCATTGTCATTTGTTTTGCTTGGCGTCGCCGTTGCTTCGCTCCTTCGCGGACAAGCAGAGAAGATTTGGGGAGTCCTTATTTTCGGCATCATCAATGGGCTCATTTGTGTGTTCAGCTGGCTCCGCGCGTATCGTCCGAAGCCGCAAGAGCCGATCCAGGCGGCAGAGACAACGCGCGGGAAGTGACCGTAATTCGCATGGCCCAGCTCCGCTCAGCATCTCCTGTAATTCGAAAAGGCTCAATCCACGCTCGCCCGCGCGTGTCTCACCTTTAACGTTGGCCGAAGAAAATGTTTCGCCGTCTTCTATCCGTCCTCCTTCCCGTCGCGTTGGTTGGCGCTGCCGAGCCACCGAAGATGAAGCCCATCGTTTATCGTGGCGGCATCATCACGTTTCGTGTGCCAGCCACATGGAAGGAAGAGTATGAGGCCGAAGGCGGCGGCACATTCTATGACGACCGGCCCGACAGCGGCACGCTGCGCCTCAATGTCCTGACTTTCAAAGCACCCGAGGGAAAGCCAGCGGTAGACGGCTATGCTCATTTCGCTGCGACACCGCTGAAGGAGGGCGAACGGCTCATCCGGACGCCGAATGGCGACGGCCTGAAGTTGTCCAAGAAGTCAGCGGAAGAAAGAGGGACCAAGATTGATTTGTATTCTTGGCAGCTCGCACACAGTGCGCCCCCGGAGAAGTTCTATATCGCGTCCTTCACTTGGACGATACTTGCTTCCCAAAGCAGTGATCGGAAGTTTCAGCAGGAGATGGCCTTTCTTATCGATGAGATTTCACGCGCACAGTTTCACCCCGACCTCGGAAAGCTCTGAAGGGGCCAACCAGGCGGCACAGACAACTCGGGGGAGCTGCGCTCCCCTCCGTGTCTGACCTTGGACGTTGGCGAAAGATGAAATCATTAGAACGAGCCACATCATGGATGGACTCGACTCCAGTCTTGGCATTCTTTTTCGCGGTTTCGGTCTTCGGTGTTTCGATGGGCACGTGGGTTGTCGTCATGCAGTGGCTCGAAGGAAAAGAAGCTTGGGCGGCGTTTCCCTTCATCGCCCTTTGGTCATGGGGAGCGTGGAGCTCGTTCAAGACATGGAAGATCAAGAAAGAGGCCGAATCTTCTGAGAGGAAGCGATTGTCTGCAGTGGTGGCAGAGATCGTTCTGGTTGGCACGCCCCTCAAAGACGCTGTTCAGTCAGCTCGGGATCGCCTGAGCGCTGAAGGCCTGACCCGCTACCGACAGCTTTCTAGTCGAGCAATGAGTGCGGAGTTCGACATGGGTCCCCGCATGATACGGATCGTATCCGTTGATGGAAATGTCTCGGGTTTTGATGTCGTTTGAAGACGCCGATCCAGCCGCCACAGCCCAACGCCCTTGCTCTCACCGAAATCGCCCATGATAAAGCAGCATGGCTCACCTTAAACGATCGGCGGAAGATGTTTCGTTTCCACAAAGCGCTTTGGGGCACACTCGCCACTGTTCTGTCTTGCGCGGCCATTTACTGCGTAGTTGGCGGTCGGCCGGAAGAAGCTACGTGGGCCGAGCGCCTCAGGGCTTCCGGCGGGTTTCTGGCCTTCGCTCTTCTTTTCGCAGCCGGCTTCCAGCGCGAGTTCAAGCTGGAGCGAAAAGAGAAAGCCAAGAAAGAGCCAATCCAGCCGCCAGAGGCAACGCGCGGGAAGTGACCGTAATTCGCATGGCCCAGCTCCGCTCAATATTTTCCGTCGTTCAAAAGGGCTCACTCCACGCTCGCCCGCGCGTGTCTCACCTTTAACGTTCGGCAGAAGAAAAGACCACTATGCAAGAACCTTCCCCTGCTCCGCTGCTAGCGCAGTTGGCTCCCCTTATCATAGTCTGCGCCGGCCTAGCGTTTGTGCTAGCTCCTATCGCCAGAAGAAAGGGCCGGTCTCCGCTGCTAGCTCTACTGGCCTTCGTCCCGCTGGTGAACATGATGTTCGCCATTTGGCTCTGCTCTCTCACCGACGCTGCGGTCCTCAAAGACATCGAGATGCTGAAACAGACCCGAAGATAAGAAAGAGCCGATCCAGTCGGCAGAGACAACGCGCGAGAAGTGACCGTAATTCGCGTGGCCCAGCTCCGCTCAGCATCTCCCGCTTGCCCAAAGGGCTCACTCCACGCCCGCCCGCGCGTGTCTCACCTTTAACGTTGGGCGAAACATGGAGCCAGTCTTTCCATCACGGGTTGAGTTTCGTTTCGGCATCAAAGGCCGTGGCGTCGCCATCGATCCCGGTGTTCCCTACGAGCCCGCTACGCACAGAGTCTATATTGGCGACGAGTTAGAGATCCGACGACCCGATGGCTCGGCTATCTCCACGAAAGTCAGCGGCCTAGAGATGGGCGGTAACCCGAAGAAGAAGTCATGTTCGATTATTCTTCCGGCAAACGTCGCCGAAGAAGAGATTCCCATCGGGTCGGAAGTCTGGCAAATGACTCGTAGCCGATGAAGAAAGAAGCCCAACCAGCTGCCAGTGCCAATGTCGGTGCTGCGCACCGCCATGGCACATCGTAATCGTTGGGCAAAACCATGAAGCTCCTCCGCGTTTTCGCTTCTTTGTTTGTCGCTAGTAGTGCGCTGGCCGCGCCCACACCGAACGACAAAGAAGTGCTCGTCCGCGGTTGGAAGAATGAAGAGCTGCGTCGAATCCTCGATGACTTCAAAGCCATGTATCGAGACCGTCTGTCTCCCGATTACGGCGTGGTAGTGCACCCATTGCCCGAAGGTGCTATTCGCCTCACATTCCCGGCAGACCTTCCGCCCCCATTTTTCGCGTGGCTGGTGAATTACATCCGCTACCCAAAAGACTTCGACCTAAGCACGCGTTCGATCCTTGTGCTTGGAAGGACCACGCTGAGTTCCGTTTTCGAGCCTCCCGAAAAGAAGATGATCAGTCAGCGGGCCGCGTTTTACGTTCCGGCCGATGATCACGAGTATGATTTGGTTTTCGTGAGAGTTGGCGTTGCGACCTACGAGCTTTCGTTTGCCAGAGGACAGTGGAAGCTTGTTTCGAATTCTCGTCTGCCTCCTGGCCTCGACGCACTGATGAAAGAAGAGCCCAACCAACACCTGAGGGCAACTGAGCAAGGCCAAAGTGATATATCAGGCGGCGGAACGAAGGAGAGTGGCGAGCGGTGAGTTTCGTTGGGCGAGGGCGGCGACGTAGCGCGCCTCGTCGTAGGGCACGCGGTCATGCCAGCAGCGCCAGAGCACACGGATCCATTTGAACGCCAAGCCACGCAGGATCGTCTGGTGATGTTTGCCGGCGCGCTTTTGTTGGAGGTAATACGCCTTCGCCCAGGCGCACTTTGGGATCGTTTGGCCAGCCCACTCGACGAAGGTTTGGCGGAGGAACTTGGGTGCGTTCCACCGCCAGTGCGTCCAGATCTGCCGGCCGCTCTTCTCGCGCACCGGCGCAACGCCGCCGTATTTTTGCAGGCTCGCGGCGCTGGGATAGCGCTCCCGGTCGGTGCCGAAGGCGACAAGCAATCTCGGCGCGAGCACCGGCCCTGCGCCCGGCAAACGCACGAACAACTCCGCCTCCGGATGCGCGGCGAAGCACGCGGTGATGCGTTGCTCGACCTGTTCGATGTGCGACTGCAACGGACGCAGCACGGCCACGAGCAATCGGATCTGCATCACCGCGGGATCGAGGACGGCTCGATCCGTGGTCAACGCGCACGCCACGGCAATGCGGTCCAGGCGCTGCGCGATGACTCCCGGTCGGCGGCTGCGGTGTTCGGTGTAGAAGGCGCGCAAGCTCGCCGGCTTCGCCCGCTGGAGCAACGCGAGCTCCGGCCAACGCTCGAGGAAGTCGAG
Coding sequences within it:
- a CDS encoding phage integrase N-terminal SAM-like domain-containing protein, with translation MDTTPLSFPNWKEVLATAGLGSAVEESYRQEVIALLKFCKTRHVPVTVRLAKQYVEAHENSRRGPVRAALRWFVQAARGKAPNAGANAASGRSGAEAAEEDGGSEGVRADRGERRWRPMEPKPAGQDLGGPDWERALVKTMRLRGLLWRTEYSYRAWARRFAAYLAPRSPHAASGAEVQAFLTELAVQGRASASGQRQALCASVLCPCGRGSACGVRWIERRRTEGGGLVGGLVPPQCSYASI
- a CDS encoding transposase — encoded protein: MKTTDYAALVALDWGDEEHAFALGVGAETETGHIVGSAEALHDWLHQLGERFAAQPVALAIEAGRSAVMHALVDYPWLTIYPVHPATSERFRKAFVPSGAKDDLPDAVVLLRILAQNREQLRALRLDTAATRELAALNEVRRGAVDRRTQLSCELRSTLKTMFPQALELCGDDLWTPLALDFLERWPELALLQRAKPASLRAFYTEHRSRRPGVIAQRLDRIAVACALTTDRAVLDPAVMQIRLLVAVLRPLQSHIEQVEQRITACFAAHPEAELFVRLPGAGPVLAPRLLVAFGTDRERYPSAASLQKYGGVAPVREKSGRQIWTHWRWNAPKFLRQTFVEWAGQTIPKCAWAKAYYLQQKRAGKHHQTILRGLAFKWIRVLWRCWHDRVPYDEARYVAALAQRNSPLATLLRSAA